A region of the Longimicrobiales bacterium genome:
CCGGGGGACGAGGATCACACCGTCTACGTGTGGCTCGACGCCCTCACGAATTATCTGTCGGCGATCGGGTTCCCCGACGAACGCTATCACGAGCGATGGCCTGCCGCGTTCCACGTCATCGGCAAGGACATCACCCGCTTTCACTGTATCTACTGGCCCGCGTTCCTCATGAGCGCCGGCATCGAGCTGCCCGGCGCCGTGTGGGCGCACGGCTTCGTGACCACCGGCGGCGGCAAGATGTCGAAGTCCGAGGGGGTGCGTGTGGATCTGGCCGAGGCCATCGACCGCCATGGACCGGATGCACTGCGGTATTTCCTCCTCCGCGAGATCCCGTGGAACGGAGATGGCGAATTTTCGTATGAACGCTTCGATGAACGGTATACATCGGAGCTGGCGGACAATTTCGGAAACCTCGCCAGCCGCTCGATCGCGATGATCGAGCGATACCGGGACGGCGTCGTGCCGGCGGGCGGCCGGACATCCCTCGACGAGGACGTTGCCGGCGCCATCGTGCGCTATCGTGCCGCCATGGACGCGCAGCTGCTGCACCACGGCCTCGCGGCGGCACTTGCGCTGTCATCCGCGGCCAATCAGTTCGTGGACGCGCGGGCGCCCTGGGCGCAATCGAAGGATCCGGCCCTGGCCGAAGAGCTGGACATCACGCTGAGCGCGCTCGCGCGCTGTGTCGGTGCGCTGGCGACGCTGCTGCAGCCGTTCATGCCCGCCCGGATGGCGGAGGTGGCGACCCGGCTCGGACTGGATGGCGTGGTACCGCTCGACGAGGTCGTTACCCTCGACATGAGCGGCCACAGAGTGCATCGTGGTGAAATTCTTTTCCCGAAGGTGCGCTGATCGTGCGTAGTAACCGCACGACGAGACGCGCGTGGAGAGACCGTACTTGACGGCCCAACTGCTTGTTATGGCTACAGTTAATTGCGATGCCGGACGCGTGCGCCCGGTGCTGGCCTGCATTCTGCCCGTCACCCTTCTGCCCAGGCGTACTTCCGGGCTATGACAAACGTGACAGAGACGGGAACGTGCAGCGCAGCACCCCGCAGCGAGGAAGCTGAGATGGCATCGCGTCAGTGGACGGTCGTGGTCGTGTCGGACGATGATACCAAAGTGCGGCAGTTCCAGCTGTCGCGTGAGGCATTCCGCGTCCTGATCGCGCTCGCACTGTTCCTGATTGCGGGGCTGAGCTCGCTCGCGACCGCGTTCCTGATCGGCGCCGGTGCCGGCGTTGCCGACTCGAGGCTGGTCGCCAAGAACGAGATCCTGGAGCGTGAGCTCGAGGGGATGACGGTGCTGCTGGACACACTCGAGAGCTCGATCGAGCACCTGACGAGCAAGGACGAGTACTACCGCCTTCTGGCCGGCCTGGAGCCGCTCGACTCGGACGTGCTGATGGCGGGTATCGGCGGACCGGACGGCGACAGCCTCGAGGCCAGCGATCTGTACCTGATCGACGCGCGCGCCGGCCGCCGCGCATTCAGTGCATCCATGCAGCTCAATGCCCTGATCCGCCGGGCCAGCGTCCTTGCGTTCAGCTGGACTGAAGCGGAAGACACGCTGAGCGGCAAGCACGCACGCCTCGGCGCAACGCCGTCGATATTCCCGACCAAGGGCTACATCTCCAGCAATTTCTCGACGTCACGCTGGCACCCGATCCTCGACCGGCCGCGCCCGCACACCGGCCTCGACATCGTCGCCGCCACCGGCACCCCGGTCGTCGCCTCGGCCAACGGGCGCGTCGCCTCCGCCGGTCACCGCGGCGACTACGGCCTGCTCATCGAGATCGACCACGGACACGGCGTGAAGACCCGCTACGCCCACCTCTCGGCGACGAAGGTGAAGGTCGGACAGACCGTGCAGCGGGGACAGACGATCGGCGCAGTCGGCACCACCGGCCTGTCCGTGGGACCGCACCTGCACTACGAAGTGCTCGTCAACGGCCGGCATTCCAATCCGCGCCGGTTCATCCTCGATGCCGACGCCATACCGGATTGAGCCCGCAGCCGTATCCCGCTGCGGGAGCAGTCCCCTCAGCCGTCGAATCCCGCAGTCCGTCGTCCGAAGCCGCCATCCTTGATCTAATCCGGGCAACGCCCTACTTTGCCGCATTCAAACCCCACAGGTACCGGAGAACATCCTGATGAAGCGACTGGTGTTGATGGCCGCCGTGGCCGGCACGGCGACTCTGGCGGCGTGCGGCGGCAGCGAGGTAGTGGTATCGGTGTACACCCAGCAGGAAGGCCAGCCGGTCCCCGTGTCGGGCCTCGAAGTGCGCGCGCTCCCCTACGACCGCGATGCGATCTTCGATTCGCTGCGTGCGGCGTACGGCACACCGGAGCCGGAAGTCCCGGCGGAGCTGGCTTCGATACGGGACTCGATCGCGGCGGCAAATCAGCGGTGGTCGGAGATGAACGCACGCTGGGCGGAAGGCCGTGACAGCCTGAAAACGCTGCTGGACGAGATGAACGCGATCCCGCGCATGAACCCGCGCTACCTCCCGATGTTCAACCGGTACAATGCCCTGGATCGTCAGGTGAACGCGGCGAAGCAGGCGTCGGATCAGGCGTTCGCGCGGTTCGAGGCGCTGAACGCGCGGTATGCGACGCAGGCCGAGGAGCTGAAGGCGGCGCGTGAGCAGTGGAGCGACGCCGCCTATGCGGACATCGACCGCATCATCGATGCGCGGCTGCGTGAGCAGCGCCTGCAGGAGGCGGTGGACACGACGGACGCCAACGGCGTCGCACGATTCCGCGGTCTGCGTTCGGGTGACTGGTGGATCCACGCACGCTACGACCTGCCGTTCGACGAGTTGTACTGGAACGTGCCGATTCAGGCCGAAGGCGAGATGCAGATCGAGTTGACTCGGGAGAACGCACAGGTGCGGCCGAAGCTGTAACGCCGCTCACCGGAGCACATCGACATGAAGGTACAGGACCAGGCGGCGCTGACGCTCGACATTTCGGGCGACGGTGTCGCCTGGCTCATTTTCGACAGGCCCGATTCCAGGGTCAACATCCTCACGTCGGGGACGATGTCGCGGCTGAACGATCTGCTGGGCGCGATCGAGACGGCCGCGCGTGCGGGCAGCGTTCGCGCGGTGGTGGTGCGCAGCGGCAAGGACGGCAGTTTCATTGCCGGTGCGGACGTTGAGGAGATCGCATCGATCACGGACGCGGCGGATGGGGCGGCAGGAGCGGCGCAGGGCCAGGCCGTGTTCCGGCGCCTGGACCTGCTGCCGGTGCCCACCGTAGCGGCGATCGACGGCACGTGTCTCGGCGGCGGTACCGAGCTGGTGCTGGCGTGCGATGTCGCGATCGCCAGCGACCGGCCCGAGACCCGGATCGGACTGCCCGAAGTGAAGCTCGGGATCATCCCGGGTTTCGGCGGCACGACACGGCTGCCGCGGCGGGTGGGTCTGCGCGAGGCACTCGCGATGATCCTGACGGGATCCTCGATATCCGCGCGCAAGGCACAGCGCATCGGGCTCATAGCCGAGCGCATGCACCAGGGAGTGCTGTACGACCGCGCGCGCGACCTGGCCCTGGAGCTCGCCACGAAGCGCCCGCCCACGCGACGCAAGCGCTCGCTCATCGCGAAGCTTGTCGATGACACCGCGGCCGGACGGCGCGTAATCCTCGCGCAGGCGCGCAAACAGGTCATGAAGGAAACGGGCGGCCACTACCCCGCCCCGCTGCGTGCGCTGGACGTGATTGCGGAGACGGCGAAGCTGCCGCTCGACCCGGCACAGAAGATCGAGGCGAAGGCGCTCGGCGATCTGATCGTCACCGACGTATCCAAGAATCTCCTGCACGTCTTCCACCTCATGGAGGGTGCGAAGAAGGCCGGTCCGGCGGGCGTCAGGCCGCGCAGCGTATCGCGCGTGGCCGTGCTCGGTGCGGGAGTGATGGGCGGCGGCATTGCGCAGCTGCTGGCGTACCGCAGTCTCGATGTGCGGCTCAAGGACATCCGCAACGATGCGCTCGGCCTCGGCCTGCGACACGCGCGCGAGATGTTCGACCGCCTGGTCAAACGCGGCCGCATCGAGAAGCGCGATGCACGCCGCTACATGGACGCTATCGCCCCCACACTCGATTACACCGGTTTCGGCACGGCCGATCTGGTCATCGAGGCGGTCGTCGAGCGCATGGACGTGAAACAGCAGGTCCTGCGCGAGACGGAGACGCACGTACGCGACGACTGCGTGCTCACGTCGAACACGTCTTCCCTGTCCATCACGGCCATGCAGGGAGCGCTCGAGCGGCCGGAACGCTTTGCCGGCATGCACTTCTTCAACCCGGTGCATCGCATGCCGCTCGTCGAGGTCATCCGCGGCGAACAGACATCGGACGAGACGATCGCGACCGTTGTCGGGCTCACACGCCGCCTCGACAAGACACCCGTCATCGTCAACGATGGTCCGGGTTTCCTCGTCAATCGCATTCTCGCTCCGTACCTGAACGAGGCAGCGTGGCTGCTGGCGGAAGGCGGCTCGATCGAACAGATCGACCGCACGCTGAAGCGTTTCGGCATGCCGATGGGACCGTTGCGGCTGCTCGACGAGGTCGGCCTCGATGTCGCCCGTCATGCGGGCGCAGTCATGAGCGGTGCGTTCGGTGAGCGGCTCGCGCTGCCGCCCACCATGACGGCGCTCGAGAAGACGCAGCTGCTCGGTCGCAAGGGCGGACGCGGCTTCTATGTGTACGAGAACGGTCGCGAGAAGTCCGTGAACGAGGAGATCTACAGCAGCCTGGGCGCCACACTGCCCCCCGAACGACGTGAGCTCGCCCAGCAGGACATCCTGGACCGCACGCTGCTCATGATGGTGAACGAGGCGGCCCGTGTGCTCGAGGATCGCATCGTTGCCGGCCCCGGCGACGTTGATCTGGGCATGATCACCGGCACCGGCTTCCCGCCGTTCCGCGGAGGATTGCTGCGCTGGGCCGATGCCATCGGCATGCCGCAGATCCTGGCGCGTCTCGAGCAGCTGCAGGCACAGCACGGCCCGCGCTTCGAGCCTGCGTCGCTCATCCGCGAGCGGGCTGCGGCCGGCCGCGGCTTCTATTGAGCCTCGTCGAGATCCATTACACGCGCCCGCCCGGCCGTACCACCGTGTTCCGGCAGGAGCTCGTGGCCGCTACGGATGAGTGCATCATCACGCTGCTCGAGCATACGGACATGCGCGAGCCGGTGCGCGTGCGTGACACCGTCGTCCTCGAGCCCGGCGCATCGGTAGTATGGTTCACGTTTCCGGGCCTGTGGCACGACATCGGACGTTTTCACACCCGCGCCGGCCGTTTCACGGGTTTCTACGCGAACGTGCTGACACCCGTCCAGCTCGTCACGCCCGTGCATTGGGAGACGACGGATCTCTTCCTCGATGTGTGGCTCGACGAGCACGGCGTCGAGGTGCTCGATGTCGATGAGCTCCGGCAGGCGCTCGCTGATGAGGTCATTGATGCACACCGGGCCGATCGCGCGCAGCAGGAGGCGGACGCCCTGGTCGGCGCGGCGACCGCGGGCAGCTGGCCGCCGCCCGTATGCCGCGAGTGGACGCTGGAGCGCGCCCGTTCAGCCGTGCGGGAGCGCGCCGGCGGCCGCAGCCGCTGACGGCACACGGCACCCCGGACGGCGCGGCGGTGTAAATCGGTAGCGTTACCAGAACTCACCGAAGCCGATGAAACTCAGATCGTCATTTCTTGCGCTGATCGCCTGCGCCGCCGCCCTGCTGCCGGACCCGGCAGCAGGGCAGACATCCTCGCGTGCCGGCGATACGCGCGCAGCCCTGCTCGAGCGCGCCGCGGAAAGCCGCACCAGGGGGTCCCCCGACGCGCCTCTCCTCGTTTACGAGATCGCGGATTTCCAGTGCCCGTTCTGTGCGCAGTTCGCGCAGGACGTCTTCCACCAGATCGACAGCGCCTATGTGAGCACCGGTCGCGTGCAGTGGGTGTTCGTCAATCTGCCAATGCCGTCGCACAGCCGCGCGTGGATCGCAACCGAAGCCGCACTCTGTGCCGGCGCCGTGAGCGACCGCTTCTGGGTGATGCACGACCGCCTCTTCGTCGCGGGTCAGGAATGGATCTCCGCCGCGGACCCCGCCGCCATACTGTCGCGCTACGCGCGCGATGCCGGTGTCGACATGGAACGCTTCGACGCGTGCGTCGCGGCTGACGAAGTCGCGCCGATCATCCTCCAGGACGTCATCTTCGGCTCGCGCGTAACCGGCACACCGACGTTCGTGGTCAACAACCGCGTCACGAATCGGCAGCAGACTGTCGTCGGCGTAAAGGGGTTCAGCGAATGGCGGGAAGTGCTGGACGGACTGCTGCGCAGCAAGGACTGACAGCGCGCGTCAGTCTTCCGTTTGTGTCCGCAGGCGACCGATCTCGGGGAGCGCGAGCAGCAGGATGAGGCCGGCCAGAATGGCCGAGACGACGCACCAGCGGCACCAGGCGTGAATGACGCTGACCTCGAGCCACGTGAGGTATGCGGAGAACGCCGCGCCGATGAATGCGCCACTGACCAGTACGAGCGGTACCCGACGGTCATCCTCGAAGCGTGGCTGGAGACCGAGCAGGGCGGCGGCGAAGAGGAGCCCGTAACCGACCAGTCCGATGACCGGTACGGGCACCCCGAGGAATACGGACCACGGTGAGTTCTGCACCGTCTCGCAGCCGCCCGTGCCGCACACGATCGAGCCGAGCATGCCCAGCTTGTACGCGGTCATGTAGGCGGATATCAGCACGCCAACGAGCGCGAGCAGCGCGATGCCCATGCGGTTCAGCATGGCAGGTCCTGCGGTCTGATCAGGCGCGCCTGTGTCAGACGCCGCCCGCCGCCTCGATGGCCGCGCTCACCGCTGCGTAATCGCTCCACTCGTTGTCGCCGAGGCGGCGCTGCCCGACAAACACCGTCGGGGTCCCGCGGACGCCGAGCTGCTCGCCGAGCAGCGCATTCGCCGTCACGACATCGGCGTGACGCTCGCTGCGCAGGCACTGCGTGAACGCATTCGCGTCCAGTCCGAGCTCCGTGGCGTAGGCGGTGAACTGGTCGACCGGCGCCGAACGCGCGAATCCCCACTGATTCTGACCGGCGAACAGACGGTCGTGGTAGTCCCAGAAGCGGCCCTGATCGTTCGCACAACGCGCGGCGCGTGCGGCCAGGAACGCGTGGGCGTGAATGGAGATGATCGGGTAGTCGTAGTACGTGTAGCGGACCTTGCCGCTTTCCACGAACTCCGGCTTCAGGTTCGTTTCGATGTTGCGCTGCCAGACGCCGCAGCCGGGACACTGGAAGTCACTGAACACGATGACCTGCACGGGCGCGTTCTGCTCGCCGATCGTAACACCCTGAGCCGTATTGAGCAGCGAGTCCGCGCTCGCGAGCGACAGGTTCAGCGGCTCCGTCGCCATGCTGCCGCCGCTACCGCCGCGCATCGAATATACGATGGCGCCGATGCCGACCACCGCTACCACGGCGAGCACGATGTAGAACATGTTCATGTTCTTCTGGCCCGCCGCTGCGTTCTTCCTCTTGCTCGCTGGCACGTATGCCTCCGTCAGATGGTTCGGCGGCGCGACGCCTTTCCCGCGCCGGCCGGCTGCCAAGCTAACGCGGCGTCACGCGCCGCGAAAGCCGATTTCCCGTCGATGCAATGCCTCCGCGTCAGTGGAGGATCGCCTCCAGCACTTCGTCCGTTCGCGACAGGTCCGCAAAGACGCTCGCAGCCCCGGCAGCGCGCAGCTCGTCCTGATGATACCGGCCGGTCGCGACGCCAATGGCCCGCGCACCCACACCGCGGCCGCACGTAACATCGCTCGGCGTGTCTCCGATGATGACGATGTCCGTCCGGGCGAACTCGACGCCGAGCGCCGCGCGCGCCCGCTCGACCGCCACGGGCGGCAGGCCGTCACGGCGCTCGCAGTCGGAGCCGTACGCGCCGACCCGGAACGGTGTGCGGATCCCCGCGGATGCCAGCTTCAGTGTGGCACCTTCCTCGATGTTGCC
Encoded here:
- a CDS encoding thioredoxin domain-containing protein; this translates as MPASKRKNAAAGQKNMNMFYIVLAVVAVVGIGAIVYSMRGGSGGSMATEPLNLSLASADSLLNTAQGVTIGEQNAPVQVIVFSDFQCPGCGVWQRNIETNLKPEFVESGKVRYTYYDYPIISIHAHAFLAARAARCANDQGRFWDYHDRLFAGQNQWGFARSAPVDQFTAYATELGLDANAFTQCLRSERHADVVTANALLGEQLGVRGTPTVFVGQRRLGDNEWSDYAAVSAAIEAAGGV
- a CDS encoding DUF402 domain-containing protein, whose protein sequence is MSLVEIHYTRPPGRTTVFRQELVAATDECIITLLEHTDMREPVRVRDTVVLEPGASVVWFTFPGLWHDIGRFHTRAGRFTGFYANVLTPVQLVTPVHWETTDLFLDVWLDEHGVEVLDVDELRQALADEVIDAHRADRAQQEADALVGAATAGSWPPPVCREWTLERARSAVRERAGGRSR
- a CDS encoding vitamin K epoxide reductase family protein, which encodes MLNRMGIALLALVGVLISAYMTAYKLGMLGSIVCGTGGCETVQNSPWSVFLGVPVPVIGLVGYGLLFAAALLGLQPRFEDDRRVPLVLVSGAFIGAAFSAYLTWLEVSVIHAWCRWCVVSAILAGLILLLALPEIGRLRTQTED
- a CDS encoding M23 family metallopeptidase, coding for MASRQWTVVVVSDDDTKVRQFQLSREAFRVLIALALFLIAGLSSLATAFLIGAGAGVADSRLVAKNEILERELEGMTVLLDTLESSIEHLTSKDEYYRLLAGLEPLDSDVLMAGIGGPDGDSLEASDLYLIDARAGRRAFSASMQLNALIRRASVLAFSWTEAEDTLSGKHARLGATPSIFPTKGYISSNFSTSRWHPILDRPRPHTGLDIVAATGTPVVASANGRVASAGHRGDYGLLIEIDHGHGVKTRYAHLSATKVKVGQTVQRGQTIGAVGTTGLSVGPHLHYEVLVNGRHSNPRRFILDADAIPD
- a CDS encoding thioredoxin domain-containing protein; translated protein: MKLRSSFLALIACAAALLPDPAAGQTSSRAGDTRAALLERAAESRTRGSPDAPLLVYEIADFQCPFCAQFAQDVFHQIDSAYVSTGRVQWVFVNLPMPSHSRAWIATEAALCAGAVSDRFWVMHDRLFVAGQEWISAADPAAILSRYARDAGVDMERFDACVAADEVAPIILQDVIFGSRVTGTPTFVVNNRVTNRQQTVVGVKGFSEWREVLDGLLRSKD
- the metG gene encoding methionine--tRNA ligase, producing the protein MSEPGRFYITTAIDYANGAPHMGHAIEKIGADAMARYRRLRGDDVHFLMGMDEHGLKVLQSADAAGTSPQAWVDDIAAQFMHAWERLGISHDDFIRTTQARHRPAVEEMIRRISESGDLYVGRYEGYYCVGCEAFKRDDELVKEEGAAPRCPIHPTREVTWTEEENWFFRLSAYQDRLLKLLEQRPDFIQPDARLNEIRKVIEGGLEDISVSRSRLPWGIPWPGDEDHTVYVWLDALTNYLSAIGFPDERYHERWPAAFHVIGKDITRFHCIYWPAFLMSAGIELPGAVWAHGFVTTGGGKMSKSEGVRVDLAEAIDRHGPDALRYFLLREIPWNGDGEFSYERFDERYTSELADNFGNLASRSIAMIERYRDGVVPAGGRTSLDEDVAGAIVRYRAAMDAQLLHHGLAAALALSSAANQFVDARAPWAQSKDPALAEELDITLSALARCVGALATLLQPFMPARMAEVATRLGLDGVVPLDEVVTLDMSGHRVHRGEILFPKVR
- a CDS encoding 3-hydroxyacyl-CoA dehydrogenase NAD-binding domain-containing protein, with amino-acid sequence MKVQDQAALTLDISGDGVAWLIFDRPDSRVNILTSGTMSRLNDLLGAIETAARAGSVRAVVVRSGKDGSFIAGADVEEIASITDAADGAAGAAQGQAVFRRLDLLPVPTVAAIDGTCLGGGTELVLACDVAIASDRPETRIGLPEVKLGIIPGFGGTTRLPRRVGLREALAMILTGSSISARKAQRIGLIAERMHQGVLYDRARDLALELATKRPPTRRKRSLIAKLVDDTAAGRRVILAQARKQVMKETGGHYPAPLRALDVIAETAKLPLDPAQKIEAKALGDLIVTDVSKNLLHVFHLMEGAKKAGPAGVRPRSVSRVAVLGAGVMGGGIAQLLAYRSLDVRLKDIRNDALGLGLRHAREMFDRLVKRGRIEKRDARRYMDAIAPTLDYTGFGTADLVIEAVVERMDVKQQVLRETETHVRDDCVLTSNTSSLSITAMQGALERPERFAGMHFFNPVHRMPLVEVIRGEQTSDETIATVVGLTRRLDKTPVIVNDGPGFLVNRILAPYLNEAAWLLAEGGSIEQIDRTLKRFGMPMGPLRLLDEVGLDVARHAGAVMSGAFGERLALPPTMTALEKTQLLGRKGGRGFYVYENGREKSVNEEIYSSLGATLPPERRELAQQDILDRTLLMMVNEAARVLEDRIVAGPGDVDLGMITGTGFPPFRGGLLRWADAIGMPQILARLEQLQAQHGPRFEPASLIRERAAAGRGFY